A window of Trichoderma atroviride chromosome 3, complete sequence contains these coding sequences:
- a CDS encoding uncharacterized protein (EggNog:ENOG41) produces the protein MNARCQCGAVSFKTPLPEPLALYICHCSECKKQTGSAFGTSAIFPRFKLPETENLNCYARPTASGETLYCYFCRVCGTRLIHLAQSQNVLSVKGGCIEGLDWSKAIHIWTKSAMVPIPEGSEAYSERSSSAEFGQTQELLD, from the exons ATGAACGCACGGTGTCAATGCGGCGCCGTCTCGTTCAAGACGCCGCTGCCAGAGCCTCTCGCGCTGTATATATGCCATTGCTCCGAGTGCAAGAAACAGACGGGTTCGGCGTTTGGGACGTCGGCCATTTTCCCGCGATTCAAGCTCCCCGAGACGGAGAACTTGAACTGCTATGC ACGGCCGACAGCTTCAGGGGAGACGCTTTACTG CTATTTCTGCCGTGTTTGCGGAACGCGACTCATTCACTTGGCACAG TCACAAAATGTCCTCTCTGTCAAAGGCGGCTGCATTGAGGGTCTAGATTGGTCCAAGGCCATCCACATCTGGACTAAAAGTGCCATGGTGCCTATTCCAGAGGGATCAGAGGCATACTCGGAGCGATCGAGCAGCGCCGAATTTGGCCAGACCCAAGAGCTGCTAGATTAG
- a CDS encoding uncharacterized protein (EggNog:ENOG41) has product MPACAIESRIAPPNLTIADITVPKNEFTFGSFGPNSSSYQDALACLRMYRKQVTQLNYSQRREIIDIITKGHFFRTKTAMKSPFGHKFYRYARQSDFAAERLSWPEYIIMRALYKDDLPPLYISHVKQTFGTAAIEDFSYQFFEYFPQMNDNTAKAIIPTPKVSIRSGRILISSRKASAEDNLWPAPKRKKPRSIHKNPDTPTTVQTTLKAHTVGRAANDAGNEALISAKEATKQPKSTSAVPNASALEVTPAIDLDARDILDRLPSKTFEGSKGSIRLPGTVCTLEESHRGLETKLGAMTTAFDTMNTTIETIVTEARADREGYNHVLSSIKDVMMGMADSIKDIKEQL; this is encoded by the exons ATGCCTGCTTGTGCAATAGAATCACGCATTGCGCCTCCCAACTTGACGATTGCAGACATCACCGTACCAAAGAATGAGTTCACATTTGGTTCTTTTGGCCCAAACTCCTCGAGTTACCAAGATGCGTTGGCCTGCCTTCGGATGTATCGCAAGCAGGTAACGCAACTCAACTACAGTCAACGGCGTGAGATTATAGATATTATCACAAAGGGTCACTTTTTCAGAACGAAAACCGCGATGAAATCGCCATTTGGCCATAAATTCTACCGTTACGCCCGCCAAAGCGATTTTGCTGCAGAGCGCCTGTCATGGCCTGAATATATCATCATGCGCGCTCTTTATAAAGATGACTTACCACCTCTATATATTAGCCATGTCAAGCAAACATTCGGAACGGCGGCCATCGAAGATTTCTCTTACCAATTTTTCGAATACTTTCCGCAAATGAATGACAATACTGCCAAGGCTATCATTCCAACACCGAAAGTCAGTATTCGCTCAGGACGAATTTTAATTAGTAGTCGCAAGGCGAGTGCTGAAGACAACCTCTGGCCCGCTCCAAAACGCAAAAAACCACGTTCAATACATAAGAACCCGGATACTCCGACCACTGTTCAGACGACACTAAAGGCTCATACCGTGGGTCGAGCGGCGAATGATGCAGGAAATGAGGCTTTAATCTCAGCGAAAGAAGCaaccaagcagccaaagtcTACCTCTGCTGTGCCTAACGCTTCTGCACTTGAAGTAACACCGGCTATCGATCTGGATGCACGCGATATACTAGATCGATTGCCCTCCAAGACATTCGAGGGTTCCAAAGGATCGATAAGGCTTCCTGGGACCGTCTGCA CCCTTGAAGAGAGCCATAGGGGCCTTGAAACTAAGCTCGGTGCGATGACCACCGCCTTTGACACAATGAATACCACCATCGAGACCATCGTCACAGAGGCCAGAGCTGACCGAGAGGGGTACAATCATGTTTTGAGCAGTATAAAGGATGTTATGATGGGAATGGCGGATTCCATCAAAGACATCAAGGAACAGCTGTAG
- a CDS encoding uncharacterized protein (BUSCO:EOG092D0EC9) — MSSYRNSPRRQSHAIDLSVPSSNINRNNSTTSTASSGYSYSSESSANSQSTSASSIYGSHAGHKRGQSDVIARARFFETGEASGSSSTKGQDNPYGSIRQSLRPLPQAPAASPTKGPATPPHLSKPRERGQSIDIGRLSLSQQDGFTSPTKTPTPSRPLPARPKSMYMPRAEPAIPEDEIMSPTSPPVPTHSAHIARPDLERLGRSSTSQLRTLSQLAKSKDAEDFSITSPAQEVVGLRGRRRLQRADKAAGGRGSKTNYGWEGRNWMDKQRQFLAAYEYLCHIGEAKEWIEDVIQQTLPPIIELEEALRDGVTLAEVVESLNPDRRFRIFRNPKLQFRHSDNIAIFFRYLDEVELPDLFRFELIDLYEKKNIPKVIYCIHALSWLLFRKGIVDFRIGNLIGQLEFEHHELEAMQKGLDMLGVNMPSFGNMGADFGVPEPEPEPEETEEERIDRELAENEDVIIDFQAQLRGALLRLNLGEMMQGFWDQEEWLIDLQARIRGGFAREVINYRLQMRQSAILVQSLVRGFLVRRKLKKSDQDRKAAEPAILAFQSMLRAQKVRHEMQGLKSTMATCDAPIRAIQAMAKGFMLRQSQNMQQQETEKAAVEVQNLQALARGMLKRLQISKDTRQLEKHTLGVADLQAAVRATLVRTRIERQQQELESFTDVFTSLQAAARAAFVRTKVEQQQQDLHALSNVWTSFQSAIRGRAARDQQEVLKAELAEHVPMVGKLQAAMRAAAVRRDIETRLDGLKKNEPEIIELQAHIRAMFERNRVHAIQQHLEQDESAIITLQAHIRGCLYRGYHADILDELASHDAETAEFQAILKAMMERARIDDLLTELLEEEDSIVICQAAAKAFLIRARFEEKMRYYEEHMKKVIKIQSFMRAKVQGEAYKSLTTGKNPPVSAVKNFVHLLNDSDFDFNEEVEFERMRKTVVQSVRQNEMLEQYIDQLDIKIALLVKNKITLDEVVRHQHTFGGHSMGLLANSTIASTNQFDLKALNKSSRKKLDSYQQLFFSLQTQPQYLARLFKHIRVQGTAEKETRRIELLMMSLFGYAQKRREEYYLLKLIARAIREEVESASSAVEYSRGHYFWTKLLANYTRSPRDRKYLRSLLGPMIRDNIIDDPALDLESDPMQIYRSAINNEELRTGRPDHRPLDVPREVAIRDPETRRLFIDHLRDLREICDQLFLALEEQVHKMPYGLRFVCSEMFQALCEHFSNEPQENLLQMVSHWLWKFYLQPAVTAPENFGVIDKSLSPLQKRNLGEVAKVVGQIALGRPFGGENIYLQPLNAFIGESMERLHQIANDLIAVPDPERTFDIDEFNDLYAKNKPTLYVKMSDVFAIHNLVAAELLVMSPTRDDVLREIMQDLGSAKSNENEMSAAGSADIQMFLTPRVHDLEDPEADIKALFMETKRCVLYIIRVQTGANLLEILVKPINPEDEDKWEALLREEFPQNSTSRGAYSDAKMADITTMSYYDLKRTALENIMHLEQMGRISKQNQYQDVLNAIASDIRTQSRRRVQRQRELDGVRLTLGNLNDKAKYLEQQRKSYDDYIEQAMKTLQNKKGRKRFLMPFTKQYNHQRELERSGRVPKFGSYKYSARALSEKGVLVAWTGTADREWDKIDVTISCDQVGVFSIEGTRSHIQIPGAIAQVPIEDMLQAQFEAHQFMTLFEGALKLNVNLLLHLIYRKFYRTQ, encoded by the exons ATGTCATCCTATCGAAATAGCCCTCGGCGGCAATCTCACGCCATTGATCTGTCCGTGCCCTCCTCCAACATCAATCGCAACAACTCGACAACCTCGACAGCCTCCTCTGGCTACTCGTACTCCTCTGAAAGCAGCGCCAACAGCCAGTCTACCTCTGCAAGTAGCATTTACGGATCTCACGCTGGCCATAAGCGCGGCCAGAGCGATGTCATAGCACGGGCACGATTCTTCGAGACTGGGGAGGCCAGCGGCTCTAGTTCGACCAAAGGCCAGGACAACCCGTATGGCTCAATCCGACAATCGCTTCGTCCTCTACCGCAggctccagctgcttctcccacCAAAGGCCCGGCGACACCACCTCATCTTTCCAAGCCGCGCGAAAGAGGCCAGAGCATTGACATTGGCCGGTTATCGCTGTCGCAGCAGGATGGCTTCACCTCACCCACAAAGACTCCGACTCCTTCGCGACCCTTGCCAGCACGACCAAAGTCAATGTACATGCCTCGGGCTGAGCCTGCTATTCCGGAAGACGAGATCATGTCGCCGACCTCGCCCCCAGTTCCCACTCACAGCGCTCACATAGCCAGGCCGGATCTTGAGCGCCTGGGCCGATCTTCAACAAGCCAGCTTCGAACGCTCTCTCAACTTGCCAAATCCAAGGATGCAGAAGACTTTAGCATCACGTCGCCTGCGCAGGAAGTAGTTGGTCTCCGCGGACGGCGCAGGCTACAGCGCGCCGacaaggctgctggtggcCGCGGCTCCAAGACAAACTATGGGTGGGAAGGTCGTAACTGGATGGATAAGCAACGCCAGTTCCTTGCAGCATACGAGTACCTCTGCCACATAGGTGAAGCCAAAGAGTGGATCGAGGATGTCATCCAGCAGACTCTTCCGCCCATTATTGAGTTGGAAGAGGCATTGCGGGATGGTGTTACCCTGGCAGAAGTGGTAGAGTCTCTGAACCCCGATAGGCGTTTTCGAATATTCAGAAATCCAAAGTTACAATTCCGACATTCCGACAAtattgccatcttcttccgtTACCTGGACGAGGTGGAGCTGCCCGATCTGTTTCGTTTTGAGCTTATAGATCTCtacgaaaagaagaatatccCCAAAGTTATTTACTGTATTCACGCCTTGAGTTGGCTTCTCTTTCGAAAAGGAATTGTTGATTTCCGTATCGGTAACCTTATTGGACAACTGGAGTTTGAACATCATGAACTGGAGGCGATGCAGAAGGGGTTGGACATGCTTGGGGTTAACATGCCCAGCTTCGGCAACATGGGGGCTGATTTTGGAGTCCccgagccagagccagagccagaggagacggaagaggagaggatcGACCGCGAACTGGCAGAGAATGAAGATGTAATAATCGACTTCCAGGCTCAGCTTCGTGGCGCATTGCTCCGGCTGAACCTTGGCGAGATGATGCAAGGCTTCTGGGACCAAGAAGAGTGGCTGATTGACCTACAAGCAAGAATTCGCGGTGGCTTCGCTCGTGAAGTCATCAACTACCGACTACAAATGAGGCAATCGGCTATCCTCGTCCAGAGCCTGGTCCGCGGATTCCTTGTTCGAAGAAAGCTTAAGAAGAGTGACCAAGATAGGAAAGCCGCAGAGCCTGCCATCCTGGCCTTTCAGAGCATGCTTAGAGCACAAAAAGTGCGTCACGAGATGCAGGGCCTCAAGTCTACCATGGCTACGTGCGATGCTCCCATTAGGGCCATTCAAGCCATGGCCAAGGGCTTCATGCTACGTCAATCTCAGaatatgcagcagcaagagacgGAAAAGGCCGCGGTGGAAGTGCAAAATCTCCAGGCGCTCGCTCGAGGCATGCTGAAGCGTCTCCAGATCAGCAAAGACACACGCCAGCTAGAGAAACACACTCTAGGGGTTGCTGACCTCCAAGCTGCCGTGAGGGCGACATTGGTACGAACAAGGAtcgagaggcagcagcaggagcttgAGTCATTTACCGACGTATTCACATCGCTGCAAGCAGCCGCTCGGGCAGCATTCGTTCGGACCAAAGTtgaacagcaacagcaagatcTTCATGCTTTGAGTAATGTATGGACGTCGTTTCAAAGTGCGATTCGTGGCCGCGCTGCTCGAGATCAGCAAGAGGTTCTCAAGGCTGAACTGGCGGAGCATGTACCCATGGTTGGCAAGCTCCAAGCAGCGATGCGTGCGGCCGCTGTGAGGCGAGACATTGAGACTCGTCTCGACGGCTTGAAGAAAAATGAGCCCGAGATTATCGAGCTCCAAGCGCATATACGAGCCATGTTTGAGAGGAATAGAGTCCATGCCATTCAGCAGCACCTCGAACAGGACGAATCGGCAATCATAACACTTCAAGCGCACATTCGAGGCTGTCTGTACCGGGGATACCATGCCGATATATTGGATGAGCTGGCATCTCACGATGCAGAGACAGCTGAGTTTCAAGCTatcctcaaggccatgaTGGAGCGCGCAAGAATAGACGACCTGCTTACCGAGCTtctcgaagaagaggactCCATTGTCATTTGCCAAGCCGCTGCTAAAGCTTTCCTGATTAGAGCCCGGtttgaggagaagatgcgGTACTATGAAGAGCATATGAAAAAGGTCATCAAGATTCAGAGCTTTATGCGTGCCAAGGTGCAGGGCGAGGCGTACAAGAGCCTTACCACGGGCAAAAACCCACCGGTCAGCGCCGTCAAGAACTTTGTGCATCTGCTCAACGACAGTGATTTTGACTTCAACGAAGAAGTCGAGTTTGAGCGGATGCGAAAGACTGTAGTCCAGTCTGTGCGACAAAACGAGATGTTGGAACAGTACATTGACCAGCTGGATATCAAGATTGCGCTGCTGGTCAAAAACAAGATCACGCTTGATGAAGTCGTGCGTCACCAGCACACCTTTGGCGGACACTCCATGGGCCTGCTGGCCAACTCTACCATTGCGTCGACGAATCAGTTTGACCTCAAAGCTCTCAACAAAAGCTccaggaagaagctggactcGTACCAGCAACTGTTCTTCAGTCTTCAGACGCAGCCCCAATATCTCGCCCGACTGTTCAAACATATCCGCGTGCAGGGGACGGCCGAGAAGGAAACTAGACGCATTGAGCTTCTTATGATGAGCCTCTTTGGCTATGCTCAGAAACGACGAGAGGAATACTACCTGCTGAAGCTGATAGCTCGAGCAATaagagaagaggttgagagCGCATCAAGCGCTGTGGAGTATTCCCGGGGTCATTATTTCTGGACCAAGCTGCTCGCCAACTACACACGGTCTCCGCGGGATCGCAAATACCTCCGATCTCTTCTGGGGCCCATGATCCGCGACAACATTATCGATGACCCAGCTCTTGATCTGGAAAGTGACCCGATGCAAATATACAGATCGGCAATTAATAACGAGGAGCTTCGAACGGGACGACCAGACCATCGACCACTAGACGTGCCACGCGAAGTTGCCATCCGCGATCCCGAGACACGCCGCCTCTTCATCGACCACTTGCGAGATTTGCGAGAGATTTGCGATCAGCTGTTTCTGGCCTTGGAAGAACAAGTGCATAAGATGCCTTATGGCCTCCGTTTTGTCTGTAGCGAGATGTTCCAAGCATTGTGCGAGCACTTTTCCAATGAGCCGCAGGAAAATCTGTTACAAATGGTGTCTCACTGGCTGTGGAAATTCTACCTCCAGCCCGCCGTCACTGCGCCTGAAAACTTTGGCGTGATTGACAAGTCGCTCAGCCCTCTGCAGAAGCGGAATCTGGGCGAAGTGGCCAAGGTGGTAGGGCAAATTGCACTTGGTCGGCCATTTGGCGGCGAGAATATCTACCTGCAGCCCCTGAATGCCTTCATCGGTGAATCCATGGAACGGCTGCATCAGATTGCCAATGATCTCATCGCGGTGCCTGACCCCGAGAGGACATTTGATATTGACGAGTTCAACGACTTGTACGCGAAAAATAAGCCCACCTTGTACGTCAAAATGTCGGATGTCTTTGCCATTCATAACCTTGTAGCTGCGGAGCTTTTGGTCATGTCTCCCACCCGGGACGATGTCCTGCGCGAAATCATGCAAGATCTGGGTAGCGCCAAGAGCAACGAGAATGAGATGAGTGCGGCAGGATCAGCGGATATCCAAATGTTCCTGACCCCCAGGGTCCACGACCTTGAAGACCCCGAGGCAGATATCAAAGCTTTGTTTATGGAAACGAAGCGATGTGTTTTGTACATCATTCGAGTGCAAACCGGCGCCAACTTGTTGGAAATTCTCGTGAAGCCAATTAACCCCGAAGATGAGGACAAGTGGGAGGCGCTGCTGCGAGAGGAGTTTCCTCAAAACAGCACCTCCCGCGGGGCGTATTCAGACGCTAAGATGGCtgacatcaccaccatgtCCTACTACGACCTAAAGCGAACGGCATTGGAGAACATTATGCATCTGGAGCAGATGGGGAGGATCTCAAAGCAGAATCAGTACCAAGACGTACTCAACGCCATTGCTAGTGATATCCGAACCCAGAGCCGTAGACGAGTTCAGAGACAACGAGAACTAGATGGCGTGCGTCTGACCCTTGGCAACTTGAACGACAAGGCAAAGTATCTGGAACAGCAGCGTAAAAGCTACGACGACTATATTGAGCAAGCCATGAAGACGCTTCAGAACAAGAAAGG ACGAAAGCGTTTCCTTATGCCCTTTACAAAGCAGTACAACCACCAGCGAGAGCTCGAACGCAGTGGCCGCGTGCCAAAATTCGGAAGCTACAAGTATAGTGCACGAGCATTGTCAGAAAAAGGCGTCCTAGTTGCGTGGACTGGAACTGCAGACCGAGAATGGGACAAGATCGACGTGACAATCTCATGCGACCAGGTTGGCGTGTTTTCAATTGAAGGCACGCGAAGCCATATTCAGATTCCCGGAGCAATTGCGCAGGTGCCGATTGAAGACATGCTTCAAGCACAGTTTGAGGCGCACCAATTCATGACGCTGTTTGAGGGTGCCCTCAAACTCAATGTGAACCTACTGCTGCATCTCATCTACAGGAAATTCTACCGGACGCAGTGA
- a CDS encoding uncharacterized protein (EggNog:ENOG41~TransMembrane:7 (o12-32i39-58o64-84i105-125o145-161i191-210o222-245i)): MAAHVLDDYYLGITAIVTVGYQLFFFAIAYACKFDKLTDFAGGSNFIVLAVVTVSLSHPHNGRQLVVTLFLIAWAVRLTSFLFFRILKTGKDDRFDEMRQKFFPFLGFWILQMLWVWTVSLPVTVLNSPAVTRYPQHSFGTGRDIAGIVLYSIGLAIEAISDAQKYRFRSKHDGQAVCDQGLFAVSRHPNYFGEIIVHFAIYMIAVSPAANGFVRGQAFKALYATILGPFFLTFLLLFVSGISLAERPKAKARYEKDNNWSGYKRWLDRTSVLIPFPPQLYEKMPTILKRTVFLEFPMYVFDPKKHSSAPQPGRRVNEGEGEPAESNRDDSPQSGDEHLIE; the protein is encoded by the exons ATGGCCGCTCATGTGCTAGACGACTACTATCTCGGTATAACTGCCATCGTCACCGTGGGCTaccaactcttcttcttcgccattgcTTATGCCTGTAAATTCGATAAGTTGACTG ACTTCGCCGGAGGCTCCAACTTCATTGTTCTCGCTGTCGTCACCGTCTCACTCAGTCACCCCCATAATGGCCGCCAACTTGTAGTCACGCTCTTTCTCATCGCCTGGGCCGTCCGCCTCAcgtctttcctcttcttccgcatcCTGAAAACAGGCAAAGATGACCGCTTTGATGAAATGCGTCAAAAGTTCTTCCCCTTCCTTGGTTTCTGGATCCTGCAGATGCTTTGGGTCTGGACGGTCTCCCTGCCAGTGACTGTGCTGAATTCACCGGCTGTGACTCGTTATCCGCAGCACAGTTTTGGAACTGGGAGAGATATTGCTGGTATTGTGTTGTATTCTATTGGACTGGCGATCGAAGCCATTAGCGATGCACAAAAGTACCGATTCCGGAGCAAGCACGATGGCCAAGCTGTTTGTGATCAAGGCCTATTTGCTGTATCGAGGCACCCCAACTACTTTGGAGAAATCATTGTTCATTTTG CCATATACATGATCGCCGTCTCACCGGCTGCTAATGGCTTCGTTCGCGGCCAAGCCTTCAAAGCTCTCTATGCCACTATTCTAGGCCCATTCTTTCTCACTTTTCTACTACTCTTTGTATCGGGAATATCCCTTGCAGAGCGACCCAAGGCGAAGGCTCGCTATGAAAAAGACAATAATTGGTCAGGCTATAAGCGGTGGCTAGACCGAACCAGCGTCCTCATTCCGTTTCCTCCGCAGTTGTACGAGAAGATGCCGACGATTCTAAAGAGAACCGTATTTCTCGAGTTCCCCATGTACGTATTCGATCCGAAGAAGCACTCCAGCGCGCCTCAGCCTGGGAGAAGAGTGAACGAGGGCGAAGGTGAACCGGCAGAAAGCAATCGAGATGATAGTCCACAGAGCGGCGATGAGCACTTAATAGAGTAG
- a CDS encoding uncharacterized protein (EggNog:ENOG41~BUSCO:EOG092D4DWW~TransMembrane:1 (i261-282o)): protein MATLGLDDDELKAVEQTLARLAQLSSSIQSLKMDILKSNPLPHPSSLQASAQILQRNLQTVLDNLSENSELFSRIAVHPSTNYPGRTQENVLTQLLRKKLEPDVEELVEQGRETARLATPEGIAELQGIWDELREWTHDRIASYVRDEAGDVYTKEEREMGIENVRTGLKKGLDEESDEEEDEEEEDEDDENEDAMDGVTKSAAVARGPEPEALLWFASRGDFDVPRNVEYERKVGGKRGYEGSWTCARCDSKESEQRKSFAGALTYWALFWALMPSMLTVIPCCYTHFAMAGAEYEYCPFMFWYPPAVCYYKHWGPKDEDGTNGDASAAAKDIADNVAGSGSDGKTLTAPMASAEPIASPLLSLPPEVRLRIYYWAYLMSPIQPKELAAGYPIPMLCRYILHPLDPNLERQVEQEIENERVIVDLATGKDDADDTGAREEEEEEQTPAVREQNELQRAIAAERLTKERIKDKMRELNKRIKGLLSSDRPLAGMPTGLLCSCRQIYFEARTMPFENNEFVFLNWFSSGLNAASAVTRSQRPWQRLSMRYVRMEVMAEDLARTGALKKWADLCGGPDERLASWSHGLRGLRLKIVGQVGRKHTETAQEAEDKFIDGLEEEGGARRWVEEGKLAEMKNLERLEIEIIKNAWGTEEKMAWCAKAEEALREFGSRAEVVSMARIV from the exons atggcgacgcTGGGGCtggacgatgatgagctcAAGGCGGTTGAGCAGACGCTGGCTCGGCTGGCGCAGCTCTCGAGCAGCATACAGAGTCTGAAAATGGACATTCTTAAAAGCAATCCGCTTCCACACCC CTCTTCATTACAAGCCTCCGCCCAGATCCTCCAGCGCAATCTCCAAACGGTATTAGACAACCTCAGCGAGAACTCGGAGCTCTTTTCACGAATTGCCGTGCATCCGTCGACAAATTACCCCGGACGGACGCAAGAGAATGTCTTGACGCAGCTGCTGCGTAAGAAGCTGGAGCCCGACGTGGAGGAGCTTGTCGAGCAAGGCCGAGAAACAGCACGCCTGGCTACCCCCGAGGGCATTGCAGAGCTACAGGGCATATGGGACGAGTTGCGCGAGTGGACACACGACAGGATTGCCAGTTACGTGAGGGATGAGGCTGGAGACGTCTAcacaaaggaagagagggagatgggCATCGAAAATGTCCGTACGGGACTAAAGAAGGGCCTGGATGAGGAAagcgacgaggaagaggacgaagaggaggaggacgaagacgacgaaaaCGAAGATGCCATGGATGGGGTCACGAAATCAGCCGCGGTGGCGAGAGGCCCAGAACCAGAGGCGCTCTTGTGGTTTGCGTCTCGGGGAGATTTCGATGTGCCGCGGAACGTCGAATATGAGCGGAAAGTTGGGGGGAAGAGGGGATATGAGGGA TCTTGGACTTGCGCGCGCTGCGATTCGAAGGAATCGGAGCAGCGCAAATCATTCGCTGGGGCTCTGACATATTGGGCCTTGTTTTGGGCACTTAT GCCCTCTA TGCTCACAGTGATTCCGTGCTGTTATACCCACTTTG CCATGGCAGGCGCCGAGTATGAATACTGCCCATTCATGTTTTGGTACCCGCCTGCGGTGTGCTACTACAAGCATTGGGGGcccaaggacgaggacggcaCTAATGGTGacgcttcagcagcagccaaagacaTTGCGGACAATGTCGCCGGCAGTGGCAGTGACGGCAAGACTCTAACAGCGCCAATGGCTTCAGCAGAGCCAATAGCCTCGCCGCTGCTCTCCCTGCCGCCAGAAGTCAGGCTGAGAATCTACTACTGGGCCTACTTGATGAGTCCCATTCAGCCCAaggagctggcggcgggCTATCCCATCCCCATGCTGTGCCGCTACATCCTGCACCCGCTGGATCCCAATCTCGAGAGGCAGGTTGAGCAGGAGATTGAGAACGAGAGGGTGATTGTGGATCTCGCAACGGGCAAAGACGACGCAGACGACACTGGCGCtcgtgaagaagaagaggaggagcagaCGCCGGCCGTGCGGGAGCAGAATGAGTTGCAGAGGGCGATTGCCGCGGAGAGGTTGACAAAGGAGAGGATCAAGGACAAGATGAGGGAGCTGAACAAGCGGATCAAGGGCCTGCTCAGCTCGGACAGGCCTCTCGCGGGCATGCCGACGGGTCTACTGTGCTCCTGTCGCCAGATATACTTTGAGGCACGAACCATGCCCTTTGAGAACAACGAGTTTGTCTTCCTCAACTGGTTCTCGTCGGGCCTGAATGCTGCTTCAGCAGTGACGAGGTCGCAGCGGCCGTGGCAGCGTCTGTCGATGCGATACGTGCGGATGGAAGTCATGGCCGAGGATCTCGCGAGGACAGGCGCGCTGAAGAAGTGGGCGGATTTATGCGGTGGCCCTGACGAGCGTCTGGCGTCGTGGTCTCATGGCCTTCGAGGCCTGAGATTGAAGATTGTGGGACAGGTTGGGCGGAAGCACACCGAGACTGCGCAGGAGGCCGAGGATAAGTTTATCGACgggctggaggaggagggcggTGCGAGGCGGTGGGTTGAGGAGGGGAAATTGGCCGAGATGAAGAATctggagaggctggagatTGAGATTATCAAGAATGCGTGGGGGacggaggagaagatggcgtgGTGTGCaaaggccgaggaggcgTTGCGGGAGTTTGGGTCAAGGGCGGAGGTTGTGAGTATGGCGAGGATTGTGTGA